A genomic stretch from Gopherus flavomarginatus isolate rGopFla2 chromosome 3, rGopFla2.mat.asm, whole genome shotgun sequence includes:
- the LOC127047326 gene encoding uncharacterized protein LOC127047326, with amino-acid sequence MFCSHFPGAGKCQLIWGTDEQLSKAILEMLHISKLSIPLRTKPHHYMKLVYHLRNPLALNSEGTLVQSFRSIQDPDFGIPGWLWFNISYLKPSMRLAELVLLRKTLHPESLTVNVTVHSISVVQGNLTESKALDEKVLTLDELPPSGYDVFNISAIFNDTTSDVIGFQLRFTDDSGSLVLHEALTKSLYCLNRCTQSEPLLVAYRFLVTELYGGSKQQVIRECQHCATERRRNLPEDSRLRQCSLHQHYVNFQTMQLSHWILEPPGFFTSFCK; translated from the exons ATGTTTTGTTCTCACTTCCCAGGGGCAGGGAAATGCCAGCTTATCTGGGGAACAGATGAACAGTTAAGCAAGGCCATCCTGGAAATGCTACATATCAGTAAGTTATCCATACCTCTCAGGACCAAGCCTCACCACTACATGAAGTTAGTCTATCATCTACGAAACCCACTGGCCTTAAACAGCGAAGGGACTCTTGTGCAGAGTTTCAGGAGCATCCAAG ATCCAGATTTTGGCATTCCAGGATGGCTGTGGTTTAATATTTCTTACCTGAAACCTTCCATGAGGCTTGCAGAATTAGTTCTTCTCAGGAAGACTCTACACCCAGAATCGCTGACAGTAAATGTTACTGTGCACAGCATCTCCGTGGTCCAGGGAAATCTCACAGAAAGCAAAGCCTTAGATGAGAAAGTGCTGACATTAGATGAGCTACCACCATCTGGTTATGATGTCTTTAACATTTCAGCCATTTTTAATGATACCACCTCAGATGTCATAGGCTTTCAGCTACGATTCACAGATGACAGTGGCAGCTTGGTTCTCCATGAAGCTCTGACTAAGAGCCTGTACTGTTTGAACAGATGCACCCAGAGTGAGCCCTTACTGGTGGCTTATCGCTTCCTGGTGACTGAGCTATATGGTGGAAGTAAACAGCAGGTCATCAGAGAATGCCAACACTGCGCTACAGAGAGAAGGAGAAACTTGCCAGAAGATTCCAGGCTACGACAGTGCAGCCTTCACCAACACTATGTGAACTTCCAAACAATGCAACTGAGCCACTGGATTCTGGAGCCTCCTGGCTTCTTCACAAGTTTTTGCAAGTAG